A stretch of Fundicoccus culcitae DNA encodes these proteins:
- a CDS encoding class I SAM-dependent DNA methyltransferase, whose protein sequence is MSFSKIAPIYDRFNDLTVYENWLDFTLDYLDGPGMKVLDVGCGTGYFTQMLAPFSETITGVDLDAQMLKQAQAAYSIPNLEFKQANMLDLSSLSNDYQLVTCFADTLCFLKNIEEVELALKQIYQRMTSDSILLFDVWTPYQIKEGFHDFNYFDLDDLAVLTWQSRSYPDQLMAEHYLTALSKIEESGLYERVDTQLVERTYPMEKYQKALRKAGFNDIEVTVDFGNDLFNAKVHQTVDRWFFAAYKQ, encoded by the coding sequence ATGAGTTTTTCGAAAATAGCACCTATTTATGATCGTTTTAATGATTTGACTGTTTATGAAAATTGGTTAGATTTTACTTTAGACTATCTCGATGGACCGGGGATGAAGGTTTTAGATGTTGGCTGTGGGACGGGTTATTTTACACAAATGCTTGCTCCTTTTAGTGAGACGATAACGGGTGTTGACTTAGACGCGCAAATGTTAAAACAGGCTCAAGCGGCTTATTCAATTCCGAATTTAGAATTTAAACAGGCAAATATGTTGGATCTCAGTAGTTTATCAAATGATTATCAATTAGTGACATGCTTTGCTGATACCTTGTGTTTTTTAAAAAATATTGAGGAAGTTGAACTAGCCTTGAAACAAATCTACCAACGAATGACTTCTGATAGTATTCTTTTGTTTGATGTGTGGACACCCTATCAGATAAAGGAAGGCTTTCATGATTTTAACTATTTTGATTTAGATGATCTGGCTGTTTTAACTTGGCAAAGCCGCAGTTATCCAGATCAATTGATGGCTGAACATTATTTAACCGCTTTAAGTAAAATTGAAGAGAGCGGATTATACGAACGTGTGGATACTCAATTAGTTGAAAGAACCTATCCTATGGAGAAATATCAAAAAGCCCTTCGAAAAGCGGGATTTAATGACATCGAAGTTACGGTTGATTTTGGAAATGACTTGTTTAACGCAAAGGTACATCAAACAGTGGATAGATGGTTTTTCGCTGCGTATAAACAGTAA
- a CDS encoding tRNA(Met) cytidine acetate ligase, with amino-acid sequence MKSVGVITEYNPFHLGHAYQLRQMKEQTQADIIVVAMSGNVVQRGEFAILDKWKRAEIAVQSGADLVIELPLLASLQAADYFAYFGIQALSHFKVDIFAFGTETASTSQLQSYTEDVIEKEHLIDEAVPKLIAKGFSYAAASHMATQQVMSASSTDFNPSSSNHILAKQYLLQNLKLKHPMQALAIPRLDRDSMGKDLLSGSQVRSDWFHNNLSKDKVPTLTYNALQQNPTIRWEDYWDLLRYAVLSKTPSELHDTLHVREGIENRIIDQIKQAENFHQLTDALTSKRWTTSSIQRILLAILLNMNQSKWVRYAQAFEEAPFYRVLAFSQQGQAYLRLLKQDNISFQTKLKHNQTQAYFGNLRADQIYALNPRHNIREQNYQTLIHIKK; translated from the coding sequence ATTAAAAGTGTAGGCGTCATTACTGAGTACAATCCTTTTCATCTAGGCCATGCTTATCAATTGCGTCAGATGAAAGAGCAAACACAAGCGGACATCATCGTTGTTGCTATGAGTGGTAATGTTGTCCAAAGAGGTGAATTCGCCATACTGGATAAGTGGAAAAGAGCGGAAATAGCTGTCCAATCCGGTGCAGATTTGGTCATCGAGCTTCCTTTGTTAGCCAGCCTACAGGCTGCTGACTATTTCGCTTATTTTGGCATCCAAGCGCTGTCCCATTTTAAAGTTGATATATTTGCTTTCGGGACCGAAACGGCTAGTACGTCGCAATTACAAAGCTATACGGAAGATGTCATTGAAAAAGAACACTTAATTGATGAGGCCGTTCCTAAATTAATTGCTAAAGGCTTTAGTTATGCAGCCGCATCTCATATGGCAACCCAGCAGGTGATGTCAGCTAGTTCTACCGACTTTAATCCAAGTTCATCAAACCATATTTTAGCTAAACAATACCTACTTCAGAATCTAAAACTAAAGCATCCGATGCAAGCCTTAGCTATCCCACGATTAGACCGTGACTCGATGGGCAAAGATCTACTCAGTGGCAGTCAAGTTCGTTCTGATTGGTTCCATAATAATCTTTCAAAAGACAAGGTACCTACATTAACTTATAATGCCTTACAGCAAAATCCTACGATTCGCTGGGAAGATTATTGGGATTTGTTGAGATATGCCGTTCTATCAAAAACACCATCAGAATTGCATGATACCCTTCATGTACGTGAAGGGATAGAAAATCGCATCATCGACCAAATAAAACAGGCTGAAAATTTTCATCAATTAACCGATGCCTTAACGTCTAAAAGATGGACGACGTCATCGATTCAAAGAATATTACTAGCTATTTTATTAAATATGAATCAATCAAAATGGGTGCGTTATGCACAAGCATTTGAAGAGGCACCTTTTTACCGTGTGTTGGCTTTCAGTCAACAAGGTCAAGCTTATTTGCGTTTATTAAAACAAGATAATATTTCGTTTCAAACTAAATTAAAACATAATCAAACCCAGGCTTATTTTGGTAATTTAAGAGCCGATCAGATTTATGCATTAAATCCTAGACATAACATTCGCGAACAAAACTATCAAACTTTAATCCATATAAAAAAATAA
- a CDS encoding YceD family protein — protein MKWTIRRIKESPDGVLTFDELIHVAEAIQMRNKSVVNLEPVQVSGYLSAIDNEIILHCQAKVNITLPSTRSLKPVLLQLTIPIKERYVYPNFDTNLQDYEETTIVLEHDYIDLESAVIDAILLNLPMRVLAEDEGNHDLPKGNDWMVLTEEDYKRQQKEASDQKIDERFAGLQSLFNELKEEE, from the coding sequence ATGAAATGGACCATTCGAAGAATAAAAGAATCCCCTGATGGGGTTTTAACATTTGACGAATTAATACATGTAGCAGAAGCTATCCAAATGCGTAATAAATCAGTAGTTAATCTTGAACCCGTTCAAGTCAGTGGTTATTTGTCTGCAATTGATAACGAGATTATTTTGCATTGTCAAGCCAAGGTGAATATTACCTTGCCGTCAACTCGCAGTTTAAAACCTGTCTTGTTGCAATTGACAATTCCAATAAAGGAAAGATATGTGTATCCTAATTTTGATACCAATCTTCAGGACTATGAAGAAACTACGATAGTCCTTGAACATGATTATATAGATCTTGAATCAGCTGTTATTGATGCGATATTGCTTAATTTACCAATGCGTGTCCTTGCAGAAGATGAAGGTAACCATGATTTACCTAAAGGTAATGATTGGATGGTATTAACCGAAGAAGATTATAAAAGGCAGCAAAAAGAAGCATCAGATCAAAAGATTGATGAACGCTTTGCTGGATTACAATCCCTATTTAACGAATTGAAAGAAGAAGAATAA
- the rpmF gene encoding 50S ribosomal protein L32: MAVPKRKTSKAAKRKRRTHFKLEVPGMNSCPECGELKLSHRVCPSCGYYNNKEVIATAE; the protein is encoded by the coding sequence ATGGCAGTACCAAAAAGAAAAACATCAAAAGCAGCTAAAAGAAAACGTCGTACACATTTTAAATTAGAAGTTCCAGGTATGAATAGTTGTCCTGAATGTGGCGAATTAAAATTAAGCCACCGTGTATGCCCATCTTGTGGATACTACAATAATAAAGAAGTTATAGCAACTGCTGAATAA
- the clpP gene encoding ATP-dependent Clp endopeptidase proteolytic subunit ClpP has protein sequence MNLVPTVIEQSARGERAYDIYSRLLIDRIIMLSGQIDDNVANSVIAQLLFLEAQDPEKDIYLYINSPGGSVTAGLAIYDTMNFINADVQTIVIGLAASMGSFLLTAGTKGKRFALPNAEIMIHQPLGGAQGQATEIEIAARHILATRDRLNKILSERTGQPIEVIEKDTDRDNFMTAEQAKEYGIIDEIMEKNTNFGK, from the coding sequence ATGAATTTAGTTCCTACAGTAATTGAACAATCAGCTAGAGGTGAACGTGCTTATGATATTTATTCACGTTTATTAATTGATCGTATTATAATGTTAAGTGGACAAATCGATGATAATGTTGCGAATAGCGTTATTGCTCAATTGTTATTTTTAGAAGCACAAGATCCAGAAAAGGATATCTATTTGTATATAAATTCACCAGGCGGTAGTGTAACAGCTGGATTAGCAATCTATGATACAATGAATTTTATCAATGCTGATGTACAAACAATCGTAATTGGTTTGGCTGCTTCAATGGGGTCATTCTTATTGACAGCTGGTACTAAAGGCAAACGATTTGCTTTACCAAACGCTGAAATTATGATCCATCAACCTTTAGGTGGGGCACAAGGTCAGGCGACTGAAATTGAAATTGCGGCTCGCCACATTTTAGCAACGCGTGATCGCTTAAATAAAATTTTATCAGAACGCACGGGTCAACCGATTGAAGTCATCGAAAAAGATACGGATCGTGATAACTTTATGACGGCTGAACAAGCTAAAGAGTATGGTATCATCGACGAAATTATGGAAAAAAATACTAATTTTGGTAAATAA
- a CDS encoding sugar-binding transcriptional regulator, which translates to MQDVISMLKVIVPELEDYLNQRLQIMNHLKMFNSRIGRKKLAEEVNLTERSLRTTLDVLREQNLVDVNSQGIQLTNYGLSVLNQLDNLLLDYQPFYQQEQQMKQLLGIDHCRIVPGDVEEDDNVFTLISQLVQELLIGILDSSEPNVIAVTGGSTLARIGEDFSPRLTKHHDITFVPARGGVGGSFHIQSNTVGGVMSQQANAKYVPLFIPENIDQKMYDVLLSDASIRRAVQLSKQANALLLSVGTANVMAERRDISKEQIKLLIDGKAVGEAFGIFYNKDGEIILRLPRIGIQMEDLNQFPILMTIVAGSSKADALVAFYKMTHAHGWLICDEGVANTVLSGLKAR; encoded by the coding sequence ATGCAAGATGTCATTTCAATGCTAAAAGTAATTGTGCCTGAACTTGAAGACTATTTAAATCAAAGACTTCAGATTATGAACCATTTAAAAATGTTTAATAGCCGTATTGGTCGCAAAAAATTGGCCGAGGAAGTTAATTTAACTGAAAGAAGTTTAAGGACAACGCTCGATGTCCTTAGAGAACAAAATTTAGTGGATGTTAATTCACAAGGCATTCAGTTAACCAACTATGGTTTGTCAGTTTTAAATCAATTAGATAACTTATTGTTAGATTACCAACCGTTTTATCAACAAGAACAGCAAATGAAACAATTATTAGGTATTGATCATTGCCGAATTGTTCCTGGTGATGTTGAAGAAGATGACAATGTATTTACATTGATTAGCCAATTAGTACAAGAACTTTTAATAGGAATTTTAGATAGTAGTGAACCTAATGTTATTGCTGTAACAGGAGGATCGACTTTAGCTAGAATTGGAGAAGATTTTAGCCCTCGTTTAACCAAACATCATGATATTACTTTCGTTCCTGCGCGTGGTGGTGTTGGTGGGTCATTTCACATCCAATCAAATACAGTCGGTGGCGTTATGTCACAACAAGCAAATGCAAAATATGTCCCATTATTCATTCCGGAGAATATCGATCAGAAGATGTACGATGTACTACTTTCTGATGCTTCCATTCGGCGGGCAGTTCAATTAAGTAAACAAGCAAATGCCTTGTTATTAAGCGTAGGAACTGCTAATGTTATGGCAGAAAGAAGAGATATTTCTAAAGAACAAATTAAGCTGTTAATTGATGGGAAAGCAGTAGGCGAAGCTTTTGGGATATTTTATAATAAAGATGGTGAAATTATTCTAAGACTGCCACGTATCGGCATTCAAATGGAAGATTTAAATCAATTTCCGATTCTAATGACAATTGTTGCTGGTAGTTCCAAAGCGGATGCTTTAGTGGCATTTTATAAAATGACTCATGCACATGGATGGTTAATCTGTGATGAAGGGGTCGCAAATACGGTTTTAAGTGGGTTAAAAGCCCGTTAA
- the gap gene encoding type I glyceraldehyde-3-phosphate dehydrogenase, with translation MTVKVGINGFGRIGRLVFRRILETDSDLEVVAVNDLTDSNNLAYLLKYDTAHGRFPFDVQVNEEGFVVDGKDIKVYAEKDANNLPWGELGVDIVLECTGFYTSAEQSQAHINAGAKRVLISAPAKSPENKTIVFGVNEGTLDAEDTIISAASCTTNSLAPVVKVLHDNYGIKVGNMVTVHAYTATQVLQDGPSRKDFRGGRAAAQNIIPSSTGAAKAIGKVIPEVNGLLDGSSLRIPTITGSHTIFYSLLEKETSVEEINAAMKAAESDSFLYNEDDIVSSDIISTHAGSIFDATLTEVAVANDGTQLVKTVAWYDNEAGFVGNMVRTLEYFAKL, from the coding sequence ATGACAGTAAAAGTTGGTATTAACGGTTTTGGACGTATCGGACGTTTAGTATTTCGTCGTATTCTAGAAACAGATTCAGATTTAGAGGTTGTGGCAGTTAACGATTTAACTGATAGTAATAACCTAGCTTACTTGCTTAAATACGATACTGCTCACGGTCGTTTCCCATTTGATGTTCAAGTAAATGAAGAAGGCTTTGTTGTAGATGGAAAAGATATCAAAGTATATGCTGAAAAAGACGCTAATAATTTACCTTGGGGTGAATTAGGAGTTGATATCGTATTAGAATGTACTGGCTTCTATACCTCTGCTGAACAATCGCAAGCACACATCAATGCTGGTGCTAAACGTGTCTTGATTTCTGCCCCTGCTAAAAGCCCAGAAAACAAAACAATTGTATTTGGTGTTAACGAAGGTACTTTAGATGCTGAAGATACAATTATCTCTGCAGCTTCTTGTACAACAAACAGTTTAGCTCCTGTCGTTAAAGTACTACATGATAACTATGGTATTAAAGTTGGTAACATGGTAACTGTCCATGCCTATACAGCTACACAAGTATTACAAGATGGACCAAGCAGAAAAGACTTCCGTGGTGGACGTGCTGCTGCTCAAAATATTATCCCTTCTTCTACGGGTGCTGCTAAAGCAATCGGTAAAGTTATTCCAGAAGTTAATGGTTTATTAGATGGTTCTTCATTAAGAATTCCAACCATTACAGGTTCACATACTATTTTCTATTCATTATTAGAAAAAGAAACTTCAGTGGAAGAAATCAATGCAGCGATGAAAGCTGCTGAGAGTGATTCATTCTTATACAATGAAGATGATATTGTTTCATCTGATATTATTTCTACACATGCAGGTTCAATTTTTGATGCGACTTTAACTGAAGTTGCCGTGGCTAATGATGGTACTCAATTAGTTAAAACTGTTGCATGGTATGATAATGAAGCAGGTTTCGTTGGTAACATGGTACGTACATTAGAATACTTCGCAAAATTATAA
- a CDS encoding phosphoglycerate kinase produces MAKKIVTDLDVSGKTVLVRVDFNVPMKDGVITDDNRIVAALETIQYLIDHKAKIVLFSHLGKIKTEEDKAANSLNAVAVRLSELLGEGVAFSSATRGEELEAAVSALNEGDVLLVENTRYEDLDGKKESGNDEELGKYWASLGDLFVNDAFGTAHRAHASNVGIASHLESAAGFLVEKELKFLGDAVDNPVRPFVAILGGAKVSDKIKVIENLLNKADKVIIGGGMAYTFLKAQGKEIGNSLFEADRVELAKELLERAGDKIVLPVDVVIADRFSNDANREIVSVDDIPADWEGLDCGPKSVELFADVLKDAKTVVWNGPMGVFEFENFAQGTIGVCEAIAKLEDATTIVGGGDSAAAVAQLGYEDKFTHISTGGGASLTYLEGEVLPGVEVIDEK; encoded by the coding sequence ATGGCAAAGAAAATCGTTACTGATTTAGATGTTTCAGGTAAAACGGTATTAGTTCGTGTAGACTTTAATGTGCCGATGAAAGATGGCGTAATTACAGATGATAACCGTATTGTTGCAGCGTTGGAGACAATCCAATATTTAATCGATCATAAGGCTAAAATTGTTTTATTCTCTCATTTAGGAAAAATTAAAACAGAAGAAGATAAAGCAGCCAATTCCTTAAATGCAGTAGCTGTTCGATTAAGTGAATTACTTGGAGAAGGGGTTGCTTTTTCTAGTGCAACTCGCGGCGAAGAATTAGAAGCTGCTGTTTCAGCTTTAAATGAAGGTGATGTATTACTTGTTGAAAATACACGCTATGAAGATCTTGATGGTAAAAAAGAATCAGGCAATGATGAAGAGTTAGGTAAATACTGGGCTTCGTTAGGTGATTTATTTGTCAATGATGCTTTTGGTACCGCACACCGTGCGCATGCTTCGAATGTGGGAATCGCTTCACACTTAGAATCGGCAGCGGGCTTTTTAGTTGAAAAAGAATTAAAATTCTTAGGCGATGCAGTTGATAATCCAGTACGTCCATTTGTAGCCATTTTAGGTGGAGCAAAGGTATCCGACAAGATTAAAGTCATTGAAAATCTATTAAACAAAGCAGATAAAGTTATTATCGGTGGGGGAATGGCTTATACATTCTTAAAAGCACAAGGAAAAGAAATTGGTAATTCTTTATTCGAAGCTGACCGCGTTGAATTGGCCAAAGAACTATTAGAACGTGCCGGTGATAAAATTGTTTTACCGGTTGATGTTGTGATTGCCGATCGTTTTTCAAATGACGCCAATCGTGAAATTGTATCGGTTGATGACATCCCTGCTGATTGGGAAGGTTTAGACTGCGGTCCTAAATCGGTTGAATTATTTGCAGATGTCTTAAAAGACGCTAAAACAGTTGTATGGAATGGACCGATGGGTGTGTTTGAATTTGAAAACTTTGCTCAAGGAACTATTGGCGTTTGTGAAGCTATTGCTAAATTAGAAGATGCTACGACGATTGTTGGTGGTGGCGATTCTGCAGCAGCTGTGGCTCAATTAGGCTATGAAGACAAATTTACGCATATTTCGACTGGTGGGGGAGCTTCATTAACCTATTTAGAAGGTGAAGTTTTACCAGGTGTAGAAGTTATCGACGAAAAATAG
- the tpiA gene encoding triose-phosphate isomerase: MSRKPIIAGNWKMNKNHTDARAFAAAVKDKIPANDLVDSVIGAPALFLESLKNEVEGTELKLAAQNCYFEDEGAFTGETSPKALSDLGIDYVIIGHSERREYFGETDEDINKKALAIFRNGMIPIICVGETLEQREAGETETFVSGQIKAALKDLTQGQIEALVIAYEPIWAIGTGKSSSAEDANETCGVIRQTISELSSPAAADAVRIQYGGSVKPANIAEYMAQEHIDGALVGGASLEADSFLALLEAVK, encoded by the coding sequence ATGTCACGTAAACCGATTATTGCTGGAAATTGGAAAATGAATAAGAATCATACAGATGCTCGTGCTTTTGCTGCAGCTGTTAAAGATAAAATTCCAGCTAATGATTTAGTTGATTCAGTTATTGGTGCTCCAGCTCTATTTTTAGAATCATTAAAAAATGAAGTTGAAGGAACAGAATTAAAATTAGCCGCTCAAAATTGCTACTTTGAAGACGAAGGAGCATTTACCGGCGAAACGAGCCCCAAAGCACTATCCGATTTAGGGATTGACTATGTAATAATTGGTCACTCTGAACGTCGGGAATATTTTGGCGAAACAGACGAAGATATTAACAAAAAAGCTTTAGCTATTTTCCGTAATGGAATGATTCCAATCATTTGTGTGGGTGAAACGTTAGAACAACGTGAGGCAGGAGAGACTGAAACCTTCGTTTCTGGACAAATTAAAGCCGCACTTAAAGATTTAACGCAAGGACAGATTGAAGCCTTAGTTATTGCTTATGAACCTATTTGGGCAATTGGTACTGGAAAATCATCTTCAGCTGAAGACGCCAATGAAACGTGTGGCGTTATTCGTCAAACCATCAGTGAATTAAGTTCACCAGCAGCCGCTGATGCCGTCAGAATTCAATACGGTGGTTCTGTTAAACCAGCTAATATTGCTGAATATATGGCGCAAGAACATATTGATGGTGCCTTGGTTGGTGGAGCTAGTCTCGAAGCGGATTCATTCTTAGCCTTACTGGAGGCGGTAAAATAA
- the gpmI gene encoding 2,3-bisphosphoglycerate-independent phosphoglycerate mutase — MSKAPVALIILDGFAIREEVKGNAVKAAHKPNFDRYWNEFPHNQLKASGEDVGLPDGQMGNSEVGHMNIGAGRIVYQSLTRINLAIRDKSFFEIPEFVEAIDHAIEHNKALHLMGLLSDGGVHSHYEHLFALLQLAKDKGLERVYIHGFLDGRDVDPQSAVGFIKDTQTKIEEIGVGRIVSISGRYYAMDRDKRWDRVELAYNAVVKGQAPTATSAVAGVEASYANGVNDEFVVPFVIENQNEHPVAIQDEDSVIFFNFRPDRAIQLSTALSNPAFDGFDVGPDAPKNLDFITFTEYSDEVISKVAFKKIDLNNTIGEVLANSGKTQLRIAETEKFPHVTFFMSGGRHETFEGEERILIPSPKVATYDLKPEMSAYEVKDALVKTINEDRIDAIILNFANPDMVGHSGMLEPTVKAIEAVDECLGEIVDLILSKDGYAIITADHGNSDEVTTLEGKPMTAHTTNPVPVIITKKGITVRDGGRLSDLAPTMLDLLNIEKPDDMTGESLIID, encoded by the coding sequence ATGAGTAAAGCACCTGTTGCATTAATTATCCTCGATGGCTTTGCCATTCGTGAAGAAGTAAAAGGAAACGCCGTAAAAGCCGCTCACAAGCCAAATTTTGATCGTTATTGGAATGAATTTCCTCACAATCAATTAAAAGCTTCAGGGGAAGATGTGGGTTTGCCTGATGGTCAAATGGGAAATTCTGAAGTCGGTCATATGAATATCGGAGCGGGGCGTATTGTTTATCAATCTTTAACACGAATTAATTTAGCAATTAGAGATAAAAGTTTTTTTGAAATCCCTGAATTTGTTGAAGCCATCGATCATGCTATTGAACATAATAAAGCCTTACACTTAATGGGCTTATTATCTGATGGCGGTGTCCATTCACACTATGAGCACCTATTTGCCTTGTTACAATTGGCTAAAGATAAAGGTTTAGAACGTGTTTATATACACGGTTTCTTAGATGGTCGTGACGTTGATCCACAATCGGCGGTTGGTTTCATTAAAGATACCCAAACAAAAATTGAAGAAATTGGCGTAGGTCGTATTGTTTCTATCTCTGGTCGCTATTATGCCATGGATCGTGACAAACGGTGGGATCGCGTTGAATTAGCATATAATGCTGTGGTTAAAGGTCAAGCACCGACCGCAACATCAGCTGTGGCTGGGGTAGAAGCATCTTATGCTAATGGCGTTAATGATGAATTCGTTGTTCCGTTTGTTATTGAAAATCAAAACGAACATCCCGTAGCTATTCAAGATGAAGATTCCGTCATCTTCTTTAACTTTAGACCTGACCGTGCTATACAATTGAGCACTGCTCTATCTAATCCAGCTTTTGATGGCTTTGATGTTGGACCAGATGCACCTAAAAACTTAGATTTCATTACATTTACTGAGTATAGTGATGAGGTCATTTCAAAAGTTGCCTTTAAAAAAATCGATTTGAACAATACCATTGGTGAAGTATTAGCCAACTCGGGTAAAACACAGTTAAGAATTGCAGAAACTGAAAAGTTCCCACATGTCACCTTCTTTATGAGTGGTGGTCGTCATGAAACATTTGAAGGCGAAGAAAGAATTTTAATTCCTTCTCCTAAAGTGGCTACCTATGACTTAAAACCAGAAATGTCTGCTTATGAAGTGAAAGATGCTTTAGTTAAAACCATTAATGAAGATCGTATTGATGCGATTATTTTGAACTTCGCTAATCCAGATATGGTTGGTCATAGTGGTATGTTAGAGCCAACTGTTAAAGCGATTGAAGCCGTCGATGAATGTTTAGGGGAAATTGTTGATTTGATTTTATCTAAAGATGGTTATGCGATTATCACAGCAGACCATGGTAATTCTGATGAAGTTACAACGCTAGAAGGAAAACCTATGACGGCTCATACGACCAATCCTGTTCCTGTGATTATTACTAAAAAAGGTATTACCGTTCGAGATGGTGGACGTTTATCGGATTTAGCACCAACGATGTTAGATTTATTAAATATTGAAAAACCAGACGATATGACTGGTGAATCACTTATTATTGATTAA
- the eno gene encoding phosphopyruvate hydratase has translation MPFITDVYAREVLDSRGNPTVEVEVYTESGAFGRGMVPSGASTGEHEAVELRDGDDSRYLGKGTTKAVDNVNNIIAEAIIGFDVRDQQSIDKLMIELDGTPNKGKLGANAILGVSIAVARAAADYLNVPLYQYLGGFNTKLLPTPMMNIVNGGSHSDAPIAFQEFMILPTGAPSFKEALRWGAEIFHALKKILKNRGLETSVGDEGGFAPRFEGTEDGVETILEAIKAVGLEPGKDVFLGFDCAASEFYEDGVYDYSKFEGETGAKRSAEEQVDYLEELVNKYPIISIEDGMDENDWDGWKLLTERLGERVQLVGDDLFVTNTEILERGINEKVGNSILIKVNQIGTLTETFDAIEMAKKAGYTAVISHRSGETEDSTIADIAVATNAGQIKTGSLSRTDRIAKYNQLLRIEDELGDVARYDGKGVFYNLENK, from the coding sequence ATGCCATTTATTACAGATGTTTACGCAAGAGAAGTCCTTGATTCACGTGGTAACCCAACTGTTGAAGTAGAAGTTTATACAGAAAGTGGTGCATTTGGTCGTGGAATGGTTCCTTCTGGAGCTTCAACAGGTGAACATGAAGCCGTAGAATTACGTGATGGTGATGATAGCCGTTACTTAGGAAAAGGAACGACAAAAGCTGTAGATAATGTTAATAATATTATTGCTGAAGCTATCATTGGCTTTGATGTAAGAGATCAACAATCAATCGACAAATTAATGATTGAATTGGACGGTACTCCTAACAAAGGTAAATTAGGTGCTAATGCTATCTTAGGTGTTTCGATTGCCGTAGCTCGTGCTGCTGCTGATTACTTAAATGTTCCTTTATACCAATATTTAGGTGGATTTAACACTAAATTATTACCAACCCCAATGATGAACATTGTTAATGGTGGTTCTCACTCTGATGCACCGATTGCATTCCAAGAGTTTATGATTTTACCAACTGGAGCTCCAAGTTTTAAAGAAGCTTTACGTTGGGGGGCAGAAATTTTCCACGCATTGAAAAAAATCTTGAAAAACCGTGGTTTAGAAACTTCAGTTGGTGATGAAGGTGGATTTGCTCCACGTTTCGAAGGTACTGAAGATGGCGTTGAAACAATCTTAGAAGCTATCAAAGCGGTTGGTTTAGAACCAGGTAAAGATGTATTCTTAGGTTTTGACTGTGCTGCTTCTGAATTTTACGAAGATGGCGTCTATGACTATTCTAAATTCGAAGGCGAAACAGGCGCAAAACGTTCAGCCGAAGAACAAGTTGACTATTTAGAAGAATTAGTTAATAAATATCCTATTATTTCGATTGAAGATGGTATGGATGAAAATGATTGGGATGGCTGGAAATTATTAACTGAACGTTTAGGCGAACGTGTTCAATTAGTCGGTGACGATTTATTCGTAACCAACACTGAAATTTTAGAACGTGGGATCAATGAAAAAGTTGGTAACTCAATTCTGATTAAAGTGAACCAAATTGGTACCTTGACTGAAACTTTTGATGCGATTGAAATGGCTAAAAAAGCTGGCTATACAGCTGTTATTTCACACCGCTCTGGTGAAACTGAAGATTCAACTATTGCTGATATCGCTGTAGCAACCAATGCTGGTCAAATTAAAACAGGTTCTTTATCACGGACTGATCGGATCGCTAAGTACAATCAATTATTAAGAATCGAAGATGAATTAGGCGATGTAGCTCGTTACGATGGCAAAGGTGTTTTCTATAACTTAGAAAACAAATAA